Proteins found in one Bicyclus anynana chromosome 26, ilBicAnyn1.1, whole genome shotgun sequence genomic segment:
- the LOC112045536 gene encoding uncharacterized protein LOC112045536 isoform X2, protein MRCCVPFCRSTAANVRTAEGRRKDEGITFHGFPSEACLRAAWLRALSKQDTDLPDSAVVCSQHFLSDDFSETESGSRQIAPGAIPSTVLVCTMCLDSDSKQLPMSKYKLDEAYQQFIGLPLCDRGNLQQTLCVRCAHRLINVTRFRDDSLRTRSLMKGLVEKNELITNLHIKLITRDQNLVKSKFVITTIAPDYCDLHIVEEHYEEQTESEETESGDEKFVKNEDSLDSMFADGDLGVKNEFYESNGPDDSKAWRPRLLDEVLQQEQAALKSTVACLTRIQDPLMFADETVTCALCLGEFVSEQEFSEHMTMHRQTSDVDSECVTSQVCEPAAAASSGWHSAPLIEHKLMYCSSDADSECVTSQVCEPAAAASSGWHSAPLSEHKYSIARDSCT, encoded by the exons ATGCGGTGTTGTGTGCCTTTCTGCAGGAGCACTGCAGCCAATGTGCGCACAGCAGAGGGCAGACGCAAGGACGAGGGGATTACTTTTCACGG TTTCCCTAGTGAAGCATGTCTACGTGCAGCTTGGCTCAGAGCCCTCAGCAAACAAGACACTGACCTGCCAGACTCTGCTGTGGTCTGCTCGCAGCATTTTCTAAGTGATGACTTCAGTGAGACAGAAAGTGGCTCGAGGCAGATTGCTCCTGGCGCCATTCCTTCAACAGTGCTG GTCTGCACAATGTGCCTGGACAGTGACAGCAAGCAGTTGCCAATGAGTAAATACAAGTTGGATGAGGCATACCAACAGTTTATTGGTCTTCCT ttgtgtgatcGAGGGAACCTGCAACAAACACTTTGTGTACGATGTGCTCACAGACTGATAAACGTCACCAGATTTAGAGACGACAGCTTGAGAACCCGCTCACTGATGAAGGGCTTAGTTGAGAAAAATGAACTT ATAACAAACCTACACATTAAACTAATAACCCGGGACCAAAATCTCGTAAAAAGTAAGTTTGTGATTACAACAATAGCTCCCGACTACTGTGACCTACACATTGTAGAAGAGCATTATGAAGAACAAACAGAATCTGAAGAAACAGAAAGTGGTGAtgaaaaatttgtgaaaaatgaaGACAGTCTTGACTCTATGTTCGCTGATGGAGACTTGGGAGTGAAGAATGAATTTTATGAATCAAATGGACCTGACGACAGCAAAGCGTGGAGACCAAGGCTACTGGATGAAGTCCTCCAACAGGAGCAAGCAGCTTTGAAGTCTACGGTTGCATGTTTGACCAGAATACAGGATCCGTTGATGTTTGCAGATGAGACTGTCACGTGTGCACTTTGTTTAGGAGAGTTTGTCAGTGAGCAAGAGTTCAGTGAGCACATGACCATGCACCGTCAG ACCAGCGATGTTGACAGCGAATGTGTGACGTCACAAGTGTGTGAGCCTGCTGCAGCTGCGAGCTCTGGCTGGCACTCGGCGCCCCTCATTGAGCACAAGTTAATGTACTGTAGCAGTGACGCTGACAGCGAATGTGTGACGTCACAAGTGTGTGAGCCTGCTGCAGCTGCGAGCTCTGGCTGGCACTCGGCGCCCCTCAGTGAGCACAA GTATTCCATTGCACGTGATAGCTGCACCTAA
- the LOC112045536 gene encoding zinc finger protein 816 isoform X1, translating into MRCCVPFCRSTAANVRTAEGRRKDEGITFHGFPSEACLRAAWLRALSKQDTDLPDSAVVCSQHFLSDDFSETESGSRQIAPGAIPSTVLVCTMCLDSDSKQLPMSKYKLDEAYQQFIGLPLCDRGNLQQTLCVRCAHRLINVTRFRDDSLRTRSLMKGLVEKNELITNLHIKLITRDQNLVKSKFVITTIAPDYCDLHIVEEHYEEQTESEETESGDEKFVKNEDSLDSMFADGDLGVKNEFYESNGPDDSKAWRPRLLDEVLQQEQAALKSTVACLTRIQDPLMFADETVTCALCLGEFVSEQEFSEHMTMHRQTSDVDSECVTSQVCEPAAAASSGWHSAPLIEHKLMYCSSDADSECVTSQVCEPAAAASSGWHSAPLSEHKHAVQSLDDDSPPPTDLALPSGIPLHVIAAPNEDDLLKKSGKGLLNDSELNKSDSSNKSTDINISTHEVKLNNILKEHDPIVSVPATSENDVTTTFKKHDKMPYSCKHCEYTSKWKGHIVVHMRRHTGEKPFSCEICDFKGIQKSSLARHMRTHIGKKIFSCNHCEYTSNWKGNISVHMRRHTGEKPFSCEFCDFKGFQKSSLERHMRTHIGEKTFSCKLCKYKCTAESKLMVHNIRKHTVDKLYTCEICNYKCLHNSTLVTHMKAHMGDKPFLCHSCEYRCVSKSNLIVHMRTHTGEKPYSCKLCEYKCTKTDHLVVHMRTHTGEKPYACNICDFKCTTRGSLRGHIRTHTREKPYSCNLCKYKCATASTLVGHMRTHTGEKPYACDMCKFRCSAKASLVGHMRAHTVENAYCCNFCEFRSNYKRGLGVHMQQSHAGEKRFFCKLCDYKSDKKSYLKKHMEKNH; encoded by the exons ATGCGGTGTTGTGTGCCTTTCTGCAGGAGCACTGCAGCCAATGTGCGCACAGCAGAGGGCAGACGCAAGGACGAGGGGATTACTTTTCACGG TTTCCCTAGTGAAGCATGTCTACGTGCAGCTTGGCTCAGAGCCCTCAGCAAACAAGACACTGACCTGCCAGACTCTGCTGTGGTCTGCTCGCAGCATTTTCTAAGTGATGACTTCAGTGAGACAGAAAGTGGCTCGAGGCAGATTGCTCCTGGCGCCATTCCTTCAACAGTGCTG GTCTGCACAATGTGCCTGGACAGTGACAGCAAGCAGTTGCCAATGAGTAAATACAAGTTGGATGAGGCATACCAACAGTTTATTGGTCTTCCT ttgtgtgatcGAGGGAACCTGCAACAAACACTTTGTGTACGATGTGCTCACAGACTGATAAACGTCACCAGATTTAGAGACGACAGCTTGAGAACCCGCTCACTGATGAAGGGCTTAGTTGAGAAAAATGAACTT ATAACAAACCTACACATTAAACTAATAACCCGGGACCAAAATCTCGTAAAAAGTAAGTTTGTGATTACAACAATAGCTCCCGACTACTGTGACCTACACATTGTAGAAGAGCATTATGAAGAACAAACAGAATCTGAAGAAACAGAAAGTGGTGAtgaaaaatttgtgaaaaatgaaGACAGTCTTGACTCTATGTTCGCTGATGGAGACTTGGGAGTGAAGAATGAATTTTATGAATCAAATGGACCTGACGACAGCAAAGCGTGGAGACCAAGGCTACTGGATGAAGTCCTCCAACAGGAGCAAGCAGCTTTGAAGTCTACGGTTGCATGTTTGACCAGAATACAGGATCCGTTGATGTTTGCAGATGAGACTGTCACGTGTGCACTTTGTTTAGGAGAGTTTGTCAGTGAGCAAGAGTTCAGTGAGCACATGACCATGCACCGTCAG ACCAGCGATGTTGACAGCGAATGTGTGACGTCACAAGTGTGTGAGCCTGCTGCAGCTGCGAGCTCTGGCTGGCACTCGGCGCCCCTCATTGAGCACAAGTTAATGTACTGTAGCAGTGACGCTGACAGCGAATGTGTGACGTCACAAGTGTGTGAGCCTGCTGCAGCTGCGAGCTCTGGCTGGCACTCGGCGCCCCTCAGTGAGCACAA GCATGCAGTTCAGAGCCTGGACGATGACTCTCCCCCTCCCACAGACTTGGCTCTACCTTCAG GTATTCCATTGCACGTGATAGCTGCACCTAACGAAGACGATTTATTGAAGAAAAGTGGAAAAGGACTCCTAAATGATAGCGAACTAAATAAATCTGATAGCAGCAACAAAAGTACAGACATTAATATATCTACACATGAagttaaactaaataatatattgaaagaACATGATCCGATAGTGTCAGTTCCAGCAACAAGTGAGAATGACGTCACAACAACATTCAAGAAACATGATAAAATGCCTTATTCTTGTAAACATTGCGAATATACATCTAAATGGAAGGGCCACATTGTGGTGCATATGCGAAGgcacactggtgaaaaaccaTTCTCATGTGAGATTTGTGACTTCAAGGGTATTCAAAAAAGTAGCCTGGCGAGACACATGCGAACTCACAttggtaaaaagattttttcttgtaaCCATTGCGAGTACACATCTAATTGGAAGGGCAACATTTCGGTGCATATGCGAAGgcacactggtgaaaaaccaTTCTCATGCGAGTTTTGTGACTTCAAGGGTTTCCAAAAAAGTAGCCTGGAGAGACATATGCGAACTCACATTGGTGAAAAGACTTTTTCTTGTAAGCTGTGCAAATATAAATGTACTgctgaaagtaaattaatggTACACAATATAAGAAAACACACTGTTGATAAGCTTTATACTTgtgaaatatgtaattataaatgtcTCCATAACTCCACCTTGGTGACACACATGAAAGCACACATGGGTGATAAGCCTTTTTTATGTCACTCGTGCGAGTATAGATGTGTTTCGAAAAGTAATTTAATAGTACATATGCgtacccacactggtgaaaagccatatTCATGTAAATTATGCGAGTACAAATGTACTAAAACAGATCATTTAGTAGTACACATGCgcactcacactggtgaaaagccatacGCATGTAATATATGTGATTTTAAATGTACTACAAGAGGTAGCCTAAGGGGTCACATACGTACTCACACTCGTGAAAAGCCATATTCGTGTAATTTATGCAAGTACAAATGTGCTACAGCAAGTACTTTAGTAGGACATATGCgtactcacactggtgaaaaaccaTACGCTTGTGATATGTGTAAGTTTAGATGTTCTGCAAAAGCTAGCCTAGTGGGACATATGCGAGCTCACACTGTTGAGAACGCTTACTGTTGTAACTTCTGCGAGTTCAGAAGTAACTATAAACGTGGGCTAGGGGTCCATATGCAGCAATCTCATGCTGGTGAAAAGcggtttttttgtaaattatgcgattataaatcTGATAAGAAAAGTTACCTTAAGAAGCATATGGAAAAAAATCACTAA